A stretch of Arachis hypogaea cultivar Tifrunner chromosome 15, arahy.Tifrunner.gnm2.J5K5, whole genome shotgun sequence DNA encodes these proteins:
- the LOC112751323 gene encoding uncharacterized protein, with protein MSSMLHRSFKPAKCKTALKLAVSRIKLLKNKREAQVRQLKRELAQLLESGQDQTARIRVEHVVREEKTMAAYDLIEIYCELIAARLPMIESQKNCPIDLKEAISSVIFACPRCADLPELVDVRKHLTVKYGKEFASAAVELRPDCGVNRLLVEKLSAKAPDGPTKIKILSAIAEEHNIKWEPKSFGENDVKPSQDLLAGPNTFEKATYAEPSQVHVPAAVRDEKGPPIVQASSQFKPVYDRPTGLDAQNTSDATRKDTGNQSRPSGMSDPKIMPSGTGNQEMHYRDSYSENRSAFPTVKQNWNMEFKDAASAAQAAAESAERASMAARAAAELSSRENVARQHSSESHSSPRSQLRDEVPQEYSFNDDKHLSTGSAYTTFHRGSSGMNNEKINTREQNNSVGMRNEYYRNNQENVTKHVQSASLTSASAFDDEHLSTNSAYSTFHRSSSGMKNEKNSARDQDNMGGAPNEYYRNSQENAMKHVQSASLSSASAFDDNPFASRSQMADINQHHSFEQGSSDFRDVRTKRQESRTEADFVTKLHGDSDLKTEDNYDFGDASTDRKSRQASSSHLISPSDDRHDSLNLSGWGRVSKDVEDRFVTGEGNTMETSSYKDTSVVFDNYGSEDDDYKFEFDEKPNTVFFPSPDSKSHTDSLEKRNSWSHGQDINEEVPIYSSQSHLSTFSEGLTKSAVSSEKEDMLPVTFDDYDDSGSDSEVNLVNSKVPGNFGYVNSGVDHSTKLGALGSSSRTDKTAGSDRNPRLLSPSSFGSDTLEEHFERKADIASVSGKNFGNNDSPTSQPSSRERSSVLDSDLKANIHASQSPNTSIDTESFQESEIGSARELNYGTLRGGFRNKGYSRPPYVKGTLNRVQSPPDDMSIRNERSLPTARTLVSSDSREASTGNRSVGLRTQSTFSESDNFELSSNSQQPLTSTYEPRIRMGQSETKKKSKTYFDSDDSSSEDEQPKQNLASSARPGSGASRRTSVPSKTATTRTKLGWKSTRASQESENEEASSMNSSENRASSEPRSSTSVQPSSSLPKKVMQDYGEEQEASKGGSSEADSKEKAGHVHPKLPDYDSFAAHFMSLRKGRQ; from the exons ATGTCTTCTATGTTGCATAGAAGCTTCAAGCCTGCAAAGTG caaaactgcattGAAGCTTGCGGTTTCGAGGATAAAGCTTCTGAAGAATAAGAGAGAAGCGCAAGTTAGGCAGCTTAAGAGGGAACTAGCTCAGTTGCTTGAGTCTGGTCAAGATCAAACTGCTAGAATAAGG GTTGAACATGTTGTCAGGGAAGAGAAGACGATGGCAGCTTATGATCTTATTGAGATATACTGTGAACTTATTGCTGCACGCTTGCCAATGATCGAGTCACAAAA aAACTGTCCCATCGATTTAAAGGAAGCAATTTCAAGTGTAATATTTGCATGTCCAAGATGTGCAGACTTACCTGAGCTCGTAGATGTGCGGAAGCATCTTACAGTGAAGTATGGGAAAGAATTTGCATCGGCAGCTGTTGAATTACGCCCTGACTGTGGTGTAAATCGCTTG TTGGTTGAGAAATTGTCTGCCAAAGCACCCGATGGTccaaccaaaataaaaatactgtCTGCAATTGCTGAAGAACATAATATCAAATGGGAACCCAAGTCATTTGGAGAAAATGATGTAAAGCCTTCTCAAGACTTGTTG GCTGGGCCAAACACTTTTGAGAAGGCAACTTATGCAGAACCTTCTCAAGTCCATGTTCCAGCAGCTGTTCGTGATGAAAAGGGTCCTCCTATCGTACAGGCTTCCTCACAATTTAAACCAGTATATGATAGACCAACAGGTTTGGATGCACAGAATACAAGTGATGCTACTAGAAAGGACACTGGAAATCAGTCGAGACCATCAGGCATGTCTGATCCCAAAATTATGCCTTCAG GAACTGGAAATCAAGAAATGCATTATAGAGATTCATATTCTGAAAACAGGAGTGCTTTTCCTACTGTAAAGCAGAATTGGAATATGGAATTTAAGGATGCTGCCTCTGCTGCACAGGCAGCAGCAGAATCTGCGGAGCGTGCAAGCATGGCTGCAAGAGCAGCTGCGGAACTTTCAAGTCGTGAAAATGTAGCAAGGCAGCATTCAAGTGAATCACATAGTTCTCCCAGAAGCCAGCTAAGAGATGAAGTACCTCAAGAATATTCTTTTAATGATGACAAACACCTTTCTACAGGTTCTGCGTATACCACCTTCCATAGAGGCAGTTCTGGGATGAACaatgaaaaaattaatacaaGAGAGCAAAATAACTCGGTAGGAATGCGCAATGAATATTACAGGAATAATCAAGAGAATGTAACGAAACATGTGCAGTCTGCATCATTGACATCTGCTAGTGCTTTTGATGATGAACACCTTTCTACAAACTCTGCTTATAGCACCTTCCATAGAAGCAGTTCTggcatgaaaaatgaaaaaaatagtgCCAGAGATCAAGATAACATGGGAGGAGCTCCCAATGAATATTACAGGAATAGTCAAGAGAATGCAATGAAACATGTGCAGTCCGCATCATTGTCATCTGCTAGTGCTTTTGATGATAATCCATTTGCTAGCAGGTCTCAAATGGCTGACATAAATCAGCATCACTCATTTGAGCAAGGGAGCAGTGACTTCCGTGATGTGAGAACAAAAAGGCAGGAAAGCAGAACTGAAGCAGATTTTGTAACTAAACTGCATGGTGATAGTGATTTGAAGACTGAAGACAATTATGATTTTGGTGATGCAAGTACAGATAGAAAATCTAGACAAGCTTCCTCTTCTCACCTCATTTCTCCGAGTGATGATCGCCATGATAGTTTGAATCTGAGTGGCTGGGGAAGGGTCAGTAAAGATGTGGAAGATCGGTTTGTCACTGGTGAAGGGAACACCATGGAAACAAGTTCTTATAAAGATACTTCCGTTGTATTTGATAATTATGGATCAGAGGATGATGATTATAAATTTGAGTTTGATGAAAAACCCAATACAGTATTCTTCCCATCTCCGGATAGCAAGTCACATACTGATTCATTAGAAAAGAGAAATTCTTGGAGCCATGGACAAGATATTAATGAGGAAGTGCCAATTTATAGTTCACAGTCACACTTATCTACGTTTTCTGAAGGATTGACTAAGTCTGCAGTTTCTTCTGAAAAAGAAGACATGTTGCCTGTCACTTTTGATGATTACGATGACTCGGGTTCAGATAGTGAGGTGAATTTAGTCAATTCTAAGGTTCCCGGGAATTTCGGTTATGTAAATTCTGGTGTTGATCACAGTACAAAGCTTGGGGCTTTAGGGTCTTCATCAAGAACTGATAAGACTGCAGGTTCTGACAGAAATCCTAGGTTATTATCACCATCTTCATTTGGTTCGGATACTCTGGAAGAGCATTTTGAGAGAAAGGCGGATATTGCTAGTGTTTCAGGGAAGAACTTTGGCAACAATGACTCACCAACCAGTCAGCCATCTTCAAGGGAAAGAAGCTCTGTATTGGATTCGGATCTTAAGGCAAATATCCATGCATCACAGTCACCAAACACTTCCATTGATACTGAAAGTTTTCAGGAATCTGAAATAGGAAGTGCCAGGGAATTAAACTATGGAACATTGAGGGGTGGTTTTCGCAACAAGGGTTATAGTCGACCACCTTATGTTAAGGGTACATTGAATAGGGTTCAATCTCCACCAGATGACATGTCGATCCGGAATGAAAGATCTTTGCCTACTGCAAGGACTTTAGTCAGTTCGGATTCAAGGGAAGCGAGCACTGGAAACAGAAGTGTGGGTTTGAGAACACAGAGCACTTTTTCTGAGTCTGATAACTTTGAACTGTCTTCAAACTCGCAGCAGCCTCTGACTAGTACTTACGAACCTCGTATTCGGATGGGGCAGAGTGAGACAAAAAAGAAATCAAAGACATACTTTGATTCTGATGATAGTAGTTCTGAGGATGAACAGCCTAAACAAAATTTAGCTAGTTCTGCTCGTCCTGGTAGCGGAGCATCACGAAGAACATCTGTTCCCTCGAAAACTGCGACTACTCGTACAAAACTTGGATGGAAATCTACTAGAGCTTCTCAGGAGAGTGAAAATGAAGAGGCCTCATCCATGAATAGCTCCGAAAATCGAGCAAGTTCTGAGCCTAGATCATCCACCAGTGTGCAACCTTCAAGTTCTCTTCCTAAGAAAGTGATGCAAGATTATGGTGAGGAGCAAGAGGCTTCAAAAGGTGGAAGTTCTGAAGCAGATAGTAAGGAGAAGGCTGGTCATGTTCATCCAAAGCTACCTGACTATGACTCCTTTGCTGCTCATTTCATGTCTCTTAGAAAGGGTCGCCAATAA